From one Populus alba chromosome 17, ASM523922v2, whole genome shotgun sequence genomic stretch:
- the LOC118037149 gene encoding probable receptor-like protein kinase At5g24010: MNPRKPPSMETNTLLLLSLALLSLICFSTSFSPVDNFLFNCGSNTNTSFTPTDSRIFLPDSTEQGPVFLSKGQSISLKNQNPSPNSPTLYSTARVFTTASSYQFNIKRNGTHLVRFHFSPFKAQGFDLSTAKFSIFGNGNLLLSDFSTKVVVLKEYILRVDGNALEILFSPVGESSFGFVNAIEVFSAPKDFILDEGAKLVSANGIEVYKNLSSHVLETIHRINVGGSKLVPFNDTLWRTWIPDEDFLVLKSAAKRAVTTHVPNYQSGGASREIAPENVYMTAQQMNKDNNPLQSRFNITWNFPVGSGGVRHLVRLHFCDIVSTSLNQLYFDVYLNDYSAYNDLDLSSLTFHVLSSPMYIDFIVDSNDLGAVQVSIGPSAVSSLMKVNAILNGVEIMKMVNPSHLHGGSKKRTVWIVVASSIGGFVLCLAVFVGILACKCKKKKPKPTRVESAGWTPLRVYGGSTHSRMSEVTVNEYRSLKIPFADVQLATNNFDNSLIIGSGGFGMVFKGVLKDNTKVAVKRGVPGSRQGLPEFQTEITVLSKIRHHHLVSLVGYCEEQSEMILVYEYMEKGPLKRHLYGPGCSHLSWKQRLEICIGAARGLHYLHTGSAQGIIHRDIKSTNILLDENYVAKVADFGLSRSGPCLDETHVSTGVKGSFGYLDPEYFRRQQLTDKSDVYSFGVVLLEVLCARPAVDPLLAREQVNLAEWAMQWQKKGILEQIIDPHLMGQIKQNSLKKFGETAEKCLADYGVDRPSMGDVLWNLEYALQLQESDSKPSREPRDDSNANAPELTTPRIAPQAPSINTETETDSGDGPSEIRNSQVFSQLMTNDGR, from the coding sequence ATGAACCCCAGGAAACCTCCTTCAATGGAAACCAacacccttcttcttctctccctAGCACTGCTGTCTCTCATCTGTTTCTCCACCTCTTTCAGTCCCGTAGACAACTTCCTCTTCAATTGTGGCTCGAACACCAACACCTCCTTCACTCCTACAGATAGCAGAATCTTTCTGCCTGATTCCACTGAACAAGGTCCAGTCTTTCTCTCAAAAGGCCAGTCCATTTCACTCAAGAACCAAAACCCATCTCCAAACTCACCGACTTTGTACAGCACAGCTAGAGTTTTCACTACTGCTTCAAGCTACCAGTTCAATATTAAGAGAAATGGGACTCACTTGGTACGTTTTCACTTCTCTCCATTTAAAGCTCAAGGCTTTGATTTATCAACTGCAAAGTTTAGTATTTTTGGAAATGGGAATTTGCTATTGAGTGATTTTAGTACCAAAGTTGTTGTGCTTAAAGAGTATATTTTGAGAGTAGATGGTAATGCTCTTGAGATTCTGTTTAGTCCTGTTGGTGAATCAAGTTTTGGGTTTGTGAATGCAATTGAAGTGTTTTCAGCTCCTAAGGATTTTATTCTTGATGAGGGAGCTAAATTGGTTAGTGCAAATGGAATTGAAGTGTACAAGAATCTTTCTTCGCATGTTCTAGAGACAATTCATAGGATTAATGTTGGAGGTTCGAAATTGGTGCCTTTCAATGATACTTTGTGGAGAACCTGGATTCCTGATGaggattttcttgttttgaaatcTGCTGCTAAACGTGCAGTCACTACTCATGTTCCTAATTATCAGAGTGGGGGTGCTAGTAGGGAGATTGCGCCCGAAAATGTATATATGACTGCACAGCAGATGAATAAGGATAATAACCCATTGCAGTCAAGATTTAATATCACATGGAATTTTCCTGTGGGTTCTGGTGGGGTTCGACACTTGGTTCGATTACATTTCTGTGATATTGTTAGTACTTCACTTAATCAGTTGTACTTTGATGTGTACCTAAACGATTACTCTGCCTACAATGATCTTGATTTGTCATCCCTTACATTCCATGTACTTTCATCACCAATGTACATAGACTTTATTGTGGATTCTAATGATTTAGGGGCTGTGCAAGTGAGTATTGGACCTTCGGCTGTTAGTAGTCTTATGAAGGTCAACGCCATTTTGAATGGGGTAGAGATCATGAAGATGGTAAATCCTTCTCATTTGCATGGTGGATCCAAGAAGAGAACGGTTTGGATTGTGGTGGCTTCAAGTATAGGAGGTTTTGTTCTGTGTTTGGCTGTCTTTGTAGGTATACTTGCATGTAAatgcaagaagaagaagccgAAACCAACACGAGTAGAAAGTGCAGGTTGGACACCTTTACGTGTATATGGAGGTAGCACGCATAGTAGAATGTCTGAAGTGACTGTCAATGAATATCGAAGCTTGAAGATCCCCTTCGCCGATGTACAGTTGGCAACCAACAATTTTGATAACAGTCTGATAATTGGTTCTGGTGGATTTGGTATGGTTTTCAAAGGGGTTCTTAAAGACAACACCAAGGTTGCTGTTAAGAGGGGTGTGCCAGGGTCCAGGCAAGGACTCCCAGAATTCCAAACTGAAATAACAGTTTTGTCTAAGATACGCCACCACCATCTTGTTTCCCTCGTTGGGTATTGTGAAGAACAGTCAGAAATGATCCTTGTTTATGAGTACATGGAAAAGGGGCCATTGAAGAGGCATTTGTATGGCCCAGGGTGTTCTCATCTTTCTTGGAAGCAAAGGCTTGAGATTTGCATTGGCGCAGCGAGAGGTCTTCACTACCTGCATACAGGTTCTGCTCAAGGCATTATCCATCGTGACATCAAATCTACGAATATTTTGCTTGATGAAAATTACGTGGCCAAGGTTGCTGATTTCGGTCTTTCACGATCTGGCCCGTGTCTGGATGAGACCCATGTAAGTACTGGTGTAAAAGGCAGCTTTGGATATCTTGATCCAGAGTACTTCCGAAGACAGCAGCTTACTGATAAATCAGATGTTTATTCATTTGGAGTTGTGCTTCTTGAAGTTCTTTGCGCCAGGCCCGCTGTTGATCCACTACTTGCTAGGGAGCAGGTGAATTTAGCAGAGTGGGCAATGCAATGGCAGAAGAAGGGCATACTCGAGCAAATTATCGATCCTCATCTCATGGGACAGATAAAGCAAAATTCTCTGAAGAAATTCGGAGAGACAGCAGAGAAATGCTTGGCTGACTATGGTGTCGATAGGCCAAGCATGGGCGACGTGTTATGGAATTTGGAGTATGCACTTCAACTTCAAGAATCTGATTCTAAACCATCACGAGAACCACGTGACGACAGCAATGCAAATGCACCAGAGCTCACAACACCTAGAATAGCTCCCCAAGCTCCATCAATTAACACAGAGACTGAAACCGACAGCGGTGATGGTCCTTCAGAGATTAGAAACAGCCAAGTTTTTTCACAGTTGATGACCAATGATGGCAGATAG